One window of Cryptosporangium phraense genomic DNA carries:
- a CDS encoding ABC transporter ATP-binding protein, with the protein MRTVSAAETAPTLHPWLVHASGLRVRAGRHLAVDGLDLALPTGVHGLLGPNGAGKTTLMRALSTVVEPAGGTLTLLGKPVDGRADLREVRRGLGYLPQQFGFYPRFTVREFVEYLAWLKEMPKAAIPDAVQRAIDRVGLTDRAGHRMKTLSGGMLRRAGIAQAIVNDPDLLLLDEPTVGLDPEQRLDFRDLLRDLGTDSCVLVSTHLVEDVVAACSDVVLMNEGKLVFHGTPDDLVARGGDADAGDSPAERGYSALLRKHREGA; encoded by the coding sequence ATGCGTACGGTGAGCGCGGCCGAGACGGCCCCCACCCTTCATCCCTGGCTGGTCCACGCGTCCGGGCTGCGGGTCCGGGCCGGGCGGCACCTGGCCGTCGACGGTCTGGACCTGGCCCTGCCGACCGGCGTCCACGGCCTGCTCGGCCCGAACGGAGCCGGCAAGACGACGCTGATGCGCGCGCTGTCGACCGTCGTCGAACCGGCCGGCGGGACGCTGACGCTGCTCGGCAAGCCGGTCGACGGCCGGGCCGACCTGCGCGAGGTCCGCCGCGGGCTCGGATACCTCCCGCAGCAGTTCGGCTTCTACCCGCGGTTCACCGTGCGCGAGTTCGTCGAGTACCTGGCCTGGCTCAAGGAGATGCCCAAGGCCGCGATCCCCGACGCCGTCCAGCGGGCCATCGACCGGGTCGGGCTCACCGACCGGGCCGGCCACCGGATGAAGACGCTGTCCGGCGGCATGCTGCGCCGGGCCGGCATCGCCCAGGCGATCGTCAACGACCCCGACCTGCTGCTGCTCGACGAGCCCACGGTCGGGCTCGACCCGGAACAGCGCCTCGATTTCCGCGACCTCCTGCGTGACCTGGGCACCGACAGCTGCGTGCTCGTCTCCACCCATCTCGTCGAGGACGTCGTCGCCGCCTGCTCGGACGTCGTCCTGATGAACGAAGGGAAGCTGGTGTTCCACGGGACGCCCGACGACCTGGTCGCCCGCGGCGGCGACGCCGACGCCGGGGACAGCCCGGCGGAGCGTGGCTACTCGGCGCTGCTGCGCAAGCACCGGGAGGGCGCGTGA
- a CDS encoding RNA polymerase sigma factor produces the protein MADPDEEELVRRVATGDRAAFDELYRRTSPWLAVRLRRRCTDDDVIADVLQETYLAVWRAAGSYAGAATNGSAVGWLWSIAANRLVDAFRRRARQARVPTIPLLGATAPAAEDEVLAGRVDQDLEQALLRLPPELRQVLQAMVLDGLSVRQTSVLLSVPEGTVKTRARRARIALREALS, from the coding sequence ATGGCAGACCCCGACGAGGAAGAACTCGTCCGACGCGTCGCGACGGGCGACCGGGCCGCGTTCGACGAGCTGTACCGCCGGACGTCGCCGTGGCTCGCGGTGCGCCTGCGTCGACGCTGCACCGACGACGACGTGATCGCCGACGTCCTCCAGGAGACCTACCTGGCGGTCTGGCGGGCGGCGGGCAGCTACGCGGGCGCGGCGACCAACGGCAGCGCGGTGGGCTGGCTGTGGAGCATCGCCGCCAACCGGCTGGTCGACGCGTTCCGCCGGCGCGCCCGCCAGGCCCGGGTGCCGACGATTCCGCTGCTGGGCGCCACCGCACCGGCCGCCGAGGACGAGGTGCTGGCCGGTCGCGTCGACCAGGACCTGGAGCAGGCCCTGCTGCGCCTGCCGCCCGAGCTGCGCCAGGTGCTGCAGGCGATGGTGCTCGACGGGCTGTCCGTCCGGCAGACGTCGGTGCTGCTCAGCGTGCCCGAGGGCACGGTCAAGACCCGCGCCCGCCGGGCCCGGATCGCACTGCGGGAGGCGCTGTCATGA